AGCACCGCTAATCAAACCGCCGTTACCATCGGGATAATTAATGTTCGACGTTATCACACTGGTGTACATGTAATCTTCGATTTCCTGATTTCCCAATACACCGTAACCGCCTCTCAGTTTGAATTGGTCGAGCCAACTGCGGGTATTCCTCATAAAATGTTCCTCAGCTACATTCCATCCCACAGACACCGAAGGGAAATGACCGTAACGGTTGCCTTTCGCAAATTTAGACGAACCGTCACGACGATATGTGGCTGTAATCAGGTAACGGTTGTCATAAGAGTAGAATACACGTGAAATCACGGAGGTCAGTGCACTCTCCTTCATCCACGTATCATTCAGGCGGTCTTTGGTAGCAGCTCCCACTTCATGGATGCCGTCGGGAAGTCCTCTTCCTGAAGCCATAATATAACGGTTGCGGTATCTCTGGAATGAGTAGCCCAACAAAACATTAACCTTATGCTTGCCAAAAGTACGGTCGAAAGACAGTAAATTCTCTATCAAATAGTTATTGCGATTATAACGATCTTCCCTCATGTTAGAAACTGCATTGTTGCGCAACCCGAAGTCAAAGACATTCTCATAAGCAGTACTACGCTCGAATGAAAAATCGGGAGTGGCATTCAAACGATACTTAAAACCTAAAGGCAGTTTGATTTCGGCATACAGGTTGATATAGGCATTGTATGTATTCCAGGTTCTATCCGTCAGGTTGGTATCCAGAATGCCCAGAGGATTGGGAATATCCGTGGCATCCCCGTAAACCTTGCCATAACCTCCTTTGTCATTCTCAGGGTCGAACTTATGCAAAGTAGGAATGGATTGCAGAATAATACCGATGTAACCGCCACGGGCAAAACCATAAAGCGGATTGTTCTGCCGGGAGCTGAACACTATATTATTGCCGAATGTAAACCAGCCCCTCTTGTATTCCGATTTGAACTGTATGTTGAAGCGCTGATAGTTAGTTCCTTTTATCGTACCATTCTGGTTCACATATCCCAAACCGGTATAATAGGTAAAGTATTTCGTACCTCCGCGAACAGTGAGATTATAATTCTGCATCAGAGCCGGCCCCATCATGATATCCTGCCAGTCATTGCTCTCCGTAATGTTCTGTGCCATTTCCAGCGGATTGGAACCTATGGCCCGGCGTGAAACAGCGGTCAGTTTCGCCCACTCATCGGCATCCAGCATTTCCAGATATTTGGAGGGAGTTTGCACGCCTATATTGACAGAGGCGTCGATAATGGGCTTGCCTTCCGTATTGGAGCCCGACTTGGTAGTGACGATGATGACGCCGTTGGCCGCACGCGATCCGTAAATGGCAGCCGAAGAAGCGTCCTTCAGCACATCAATGCTTTCAATGTCATTGGGATTGAGGTGATCCATGCTGCTCATATACATGCCATCTACGATGTAAAGCGGACTTGCGTTATTCAGTGTACCGATACCGCGCACCATGATGCGGCTGCTCTGTCCCGGTGCACCTCCCTGCGACACGATATCCACACCGGCTATTTTACCCTGCAAAGCCTGTCCGATATTCACATTGCTTTGAGTATTCAGCTTGTCTGTACTGATGTTTGCCACAGCGCCGGTCAGATCGGCCTTCTTCTGCGTGCCGTAACCGATAACCACTACTTCGTCCAGTGCCTTGGAATCCTCCTGCAACACTATGCGTATATCCTGCCGATTGTTCACTGGTACTTCCTTTTTCAGATAGCCGATATAAGATACTTCCAGAACAGCATTCCCGTCGGCCTCCAAAACGAAGTTACCGTCAATGTCGGATATGACACCTCTGGCAGTCCCTTTGATAAGGATATTAGCACCGATAACAGGAACGCCACTGCCATCCAGCACAGTACCTTTAATGGTGCGGGCCTGTTGCTGCACTGCCTGTCCGGTGGTAGAAGTTCTTCTGGACAGCACAATATGCATGCCTTCCATCACATAGACAATATCTGTATTGCCCAGAAGCTTGTCGAGTACTTCCGAAACCGGTTTTTGTCTGGCTTTCACTGAAGCCACTTGATTAACATTCACTTGATTATTGTAAATAAACAAATAATCG
Above is a window of Bacteroides helcogenes P 36-108 DNA encoding:
- a CDS encoding TonB-dependent receptor is translated as MKNCFVLKKELFIALQNNQIYKIMRITTFLLMVCAFCSYAKNTHSQNARVNLNKSNVRLNEILTDIESQTDYLFIYNNQVNVNQVASVKARQKPVSEVLDKLLGNTDIVYVMEGMHIVLSRRTSTTGQAVQQQARTIKGTVLDGSGVPVIGANILIKGTARGVISDIDGNFVLEADGNAVLEVSYIGYLKKEVPVNNRQDIRIVLQEDSKALDEVVVIGYGTQKKADLTGAVANISTDKLNTQSNVNIGQALQGKIAGVDIVSQGGAPGQSSRIMVRGIGTLNNASPLYIVDGMYMSSMDHLNPNDIESIDVLKDASSAAIYGSRAANGVIIVTTKSGSNTEGKPIIDASVNIGVQTPSKYLEMLDADEWAKLTAVSRRAIGSNPLEMAQNITESNDWQDIMMGPALMQNYNLTVRGGTKYFTYYTGLGYVNQNGTIKGTNYQRFNIQFKSEYKRGWFTFGNNIVFSSRQNNPLYGFARGGYIGIILQSIPTLHKFDPENDKGGYGKVYGDATDIPNPLGILDTNLTDRTWNTYNAYINLYAEIKLPLGFKYRLNATPDFSFERSTAYENVFDFGLRNNAVSNMREDRYNRNNYLIENLLSFDRTFGKHKVNVLLGYSFQRYRNRYIMASGRGLPDGIHEVGAATKDRLNDTWMKESALTSVISRVFYSYDNRYLITATYRRDGSSKFAKGNRYGHFPSVSVGWNVAEEHFMRNTRSWLDQFKLRGGYGVLGNQEIEDYMYTSVITSNINYPDGNGGLISGAFPKDFANPAIKWESTAMTNVGVDLAFMNSRLMVTADWYRKDTKDILLTVPIPVSTGGANDPVRNAGKIKNIGMEWTVNWNDAPSRDFSYGVTFTGNAMKNEVVEMGDANQVIEGGKNRLNVATTRTLAGYPIGGFWLIPTDGLFRNDAEVASYVKDGTLIQPNAKPGDIRFKDSNNDGKITDADRVYCGSPFPSVTLGLNFNAAYKGFDILLGMQAVVGNKVYNATRLELEGVNKGTNFLATTKDYWTPENPNASHPRLVWDDPNQNSRPQSDRYLENGSFFRLRNLQVGYTFPNRWFHDRLQKLRVYMSAENLFTFTGYSGYTPDVNSGDATSRGFDNFTYPTNRVFMLGLNLTF